The Candidatus Methylomirabilota bacterium genome contains the following window.
CCCGCCGTCGATGAGGACGACGAGGCAGTCGTGGCTCACGCCCCCGTCCTGTCGATGGACGGCGACACCATACCAGCGAGTCACGACGTCGATCTCCGAAGGCTTGCCGGTCAGGAGGAGCCACGCGACGGGATCCAGCCGGCGGTCCCGGGCGAACCGGCGGAGAACAGGCGCGCTGTCACGCGCGGGATCGACGGTGACCACCACGAAGAACACCGCGCGACCGGCGGCATCCCGCAGGTCGCGGGCCAGCCCCGAGAGAAACGGAAGGACTCCGGGACACGCCTGGCAGGCCGTGCAGGTGAATGTCAGGACCACGACACGGTGGCGGAGCTGCGTCAGCCACAGCCGGTCGTTCTGCTGGGTCGTGAGCGCGAAGTTCGGCGCCGGCCCGAGGCGCGGGAGCAGGGCCTCGGCGCCGGCCGCGAGGGCTGCCGCCGCCAGCCCGAGCGCCAGCGCCGCGGCGATCGCCGCCGCCCGGCTCACGAGGGGGACGACCCTCAGTTGCGCGCGGGCGTCCCGGTGGGCACGCGACGCCGTCGGCGCGCCACCCCCGTCTGAGCCGCGGCGCGGGCGACCCCGTCGGCCACGGCGTCCACGACGCGCTTGTCGAAGACGGACGGGATGACGTATTCCTCGCCGAGCTCGCTCGGCGTGATGATCGAGGCGATGCCCCGGGCGGCGGCGATCTTCATCTCGTCGTTCACGAGCCGCGCCCGCACATCCAGGAGGCCGCGGAAGAAGCCGGGGAAGCAGAGCACGTTGTTGATCTGGTTCGGATAATCCGACCGGCCCGTCGCCATCACGCGGACGGCGCCGTGCACTTCCTCCGGCATGATCTCGGGGACCGGGTTGGCCATGGCGAACACCACGGGATCCCGGGCCATCCGGCGGATGTCCTTGGGGCTCACCACGCCGGGACCCGAGAGCCCGATGAAGACATCGGCCCCTCGCAGGGCGTCGGCCAAGCTGCCCTGCAGGCGCTTGGGGTTGGTGTGCTCGGCGAACCAGGCCTTGACGGTGTTCATGTTCTCCCGCCGGCCCCGGTAGAGCGCGCCGGCGCGATCGCAGCCGATGACATAGCGGCAGCCCACCGCCATCAGGAGCTTGGCGGTGGCGATGCCGGAGGCGCCGGCACCGGAGAACACGACGCGGACGTCACTCATCTTCTTCTTGACGACCTTCAGGGCGTTGAGGAGCGAGGCCAGCACGACGACGGCCGTCCCGTGCTGGTCGTCGTGGAATACCGGGATGTCGAGCTCCTTCCGGAGCCGCTCTTCGATCTCGAAGCAGCGGGGCGCCGCGATGTCTTCGAGGTTGATCCCGCCGAAGACCGGCGAGACTGCCCGCACGATGGCC
Protein-coding sequences here:
- a CDS encoding SCO family protein, which encodes MSRAAAIAAALALGLAAAALAAGAEALLPRLGPAPNFALTTQQNDRLWLTQLRHRVVVLTFTCTACQACPGVLPFLSGLARDLRDAAGRAVFFVVVTVDPARDSAPVLRRFARDRRLDPVAWLLLTGKPSEIDVVTRWYGVAVHRQDGGVSHDCLVVLIDGGGTIRGRYGLDDLAQLRRGVDALRAEGTGS
- a CDS encoding NAD-dependent malic enzyme is translated as MTMRLEIRNRPGMLGRVTSAIGRAGGDIGAVDLVQVDARTIVRDITFNARDDRHGQAVVDAVRRVAGVRVVNVSDRTFLMHLGGKIEVRGKVPVKTRDDLSMAYTPGVARVCLAIHDDPQKAYALTIKHNTVAVVTDGTAVLGLGDIGPKGAMPVMEGKALLFKEFAGVDAFPLCLATKDVDEIVAIVRAVSPVFGGINLEDIAAPRCFEIEERLRKELDIPVFHDDQHGTAVVVLASLLNALKVVKKKMSDVRVVFSGAGASGIATAKLLMAVGCRYVIGCDRAGALYRGRRENMNTVKAWFAEHTNPKRLQGSLADALRGADVFIGLSGPGVVSPKDIRRMARDPVVFAMANPVPEIMPEEVHGAVRVMATGRSDYPNQINNVLCFPGFFRGLLDVRARLVNDEMKIAAARGIASIITPSELGEEYVIPSVFDKRVVDAVADGVARAAAQTGVARRRRRVPTGTPARN